A genomic window from Silene latifolia isolate original U9 population chromosome 11, ASM4854445v1, whole genome shotgun sequence includes:
- the LOC141614536 gene encoding uncharacterized protein LOC141614536 → MQQGFINGCRPFIGVDGTHMKGKFGGTLLIACALDGDNGIFPPAYAVVDKETSDTWEFFFYHLKRMIHEASRNKWIICSDRQKGVESALASMLPEASRRICARHLYANFKQEWPGDLLKNYFWIASKAHNGFVFTKAMEQIKKNSVAAYNYLMDVPLELWARHKFDQSVKVGEVTNNLVESFNASIRELRGLPILSMLEGLRRKCMKNMHKKRNAVTKWNSSAFAPVKEMCDRAWDDGYYCIPISAGEGLYDVKDGNHYYNVNLRKWTCDCQSWQNLGIPCKHAASVVRHTRGKMEQYVHSYYSAHRYAQVYQGTIPPIPDFTKWLEDEEPKLNPPEVTRRP, encoded by the exons ATGCAACAAGGCTTCATCAATGGATGTAGGCCATTTATAGGGGTAGATGGGACTCATATGAAAGGAAAGTTTGGCGGAACTTTATTAATAGCTTGTGCTTTGGACGGAGACAACGGAATTTTTCCACCTGCTTATGCTGTTGTAGATAAGGAAACCTCAGACACATGGGAGTTCTTTTTTTACCATTTGAAACGAATGATCCATGAAGCATCAAGAAATAAATGGATCATTTGTAGTGATAGACAAAAG GGAGTTGAATCTGCTTTAGCTTCTATGCTACCAGAGGCAAGTAGAAGAATATGTGCTAGACATTTGTATGCAAATTTCAAGCAAGAATGGCCCGGTGACTTATTAAAGAATTACTTTTGGATTGCTTCTAAAGCACACAATGGGTTTGTGTTTACAAAGGCAATGGAGCAAATTAAGAAGAATAGTGTAGCTGCGTACAACTATTTAATGGACGTGCCTTTGGAGTTATGGGCGAGACACAAATTTGATCAATCTGTAAAGGTAGGCGAAGTAACTAATAATTTAGTGGAGTCATTCAATGCGTCAATTAGAGAGTTAAGGGGCTTACCAATATTGTCCATGCTTGAGGGGTTAAGGAGAAAGTGCATGAAAAATATGCACAAGAAGAGAAATGCAGTTACAAAATGGAATTCGTCTGCTTTTGCCCCAGTCAAGGAAATGTGTGACCGGGCGTGGGATGACGGCTACTATTGCATTCCAATATCAGCGGGGGAAGGATTGTATGATGTGAAAGATGGTAATCATTACTACAATGTGAATCTTAGGAAATGGACTTGCGATTGTCAAAGTTGGCAAAATTTGGGTATTCCCTGTAAGCATGCAGCGTCAGTCGTTAGGCATACAAGAGGCAAGATGGAACAATATGTGCATTCTTATTACTCCGCACATAGGTATGCCCAAGTTTATCAAGGTACAATCCCTCCGATTCCTGACTTTACCAAGTGGCTTGAAGATGAGGAGCCAAAATTAAACCCTCCTGAGGTAACAAGGAGGCCCTGA